Proteins encoded in a region of the Dehalococcoidia bacterium genome:
- a CDS encoding helix-turn-helix domain-containing protein, whose protein sequence is MVTVVSFLCGVVRVAPLHYARQRYTLLLDERTVAVKKINAPQTAFACELANTENEGMSDRDAALESGTLVDQINREVHAIAARLGCENTTDLFFLSFLRRMARFGYFTLGPITIDVRLIEDLVERNAVPGPVAAASEDFVRFSRLLMQEVRRSERTQIDELHLLLALMRWGEGLPGRVFGELGVTPEQIERYLQQPHGAAGSLEQLMTPEEVADYLQVHVQTVRAWIRAGTLPARRVAGLRALRVRAGDVERMLKPLGPPG, encoded by the coding sequence GTGGTCACGGTCGTCTCCTTCTTGTGCGGCGTCGTCCGCGTGGCGCCTTTACACTACGCCAGACAACGTTATACGCTCTTATTAGATGAGCGAACCGTTGCTGTCAAGAAGATCAACGCGCCGCAGACCGCTTTTGCATGTGAGCTTGCAAACACTGAGAATGAAGGCATGTCGGATCGTGATGCAGCCCTGGAGTCCGGCACCCTCGTCGATCAGATCAACCGCGAGGTGCATGCGATCGCGGCGCGGCTGGGCTGCGAGAACACGACCGACCTCTTCTTTCTCAGTTTCCTGCGGCGAATGGCTCGCTTCGGCTACTTCACGCTCGGCCCCATCACCATCGACGTGCGCCTGATCGAGGATCTGGTGGAGCGCAACGCCGTTCCCGGACCGGTTGCCGCCGCCTCGGAGGATTTCGTCCGCTTCTCGCGCCTGCTGATGCAGGAGGTGCGGCGCAGCGAGCGCACGCAGATCGACGAGTTGCACCTGCTGCTCGCGCTGATGCGCTGGGGCGAAGGGCTGCCGGGGCGGGTGTTCGGCGAGCTGGGTGTGACGCCGGAACAGATCGAGCGCTACCTGCAGCAACCCCACGGCGCCGCCGGCTCGCTGGAACAGCTCATGACCCCGGAAGAGGTCGCTGACTACTTGCAGGTCCACGTGCAGACGGTGCGCGCCTGGATCCGCGCCGGCACGCTGCCGGCCCGCCGCGTCGCCGGTCTGCGGGCGCTGCGCGTGCGCGCGGGCGATGTCGAACGGATGCTCAAACCGCTCGGCCCCCCCGGCTGA
- a CDS encoding acyl-CoA dehydrogenase family protein, which translates to MTTTTQPSDSVQASPLDAARALAPLLRTLADQTERERRLPPEAVDAMRQAGLFHLTVPRDLHGLEAEPLPLMQAIEEVAAADGSAGWCVMIAAQNAALAGFAQREAAMAMVGAGGIIAGTARPIGRAVPADGGCVVSGRWPFASGSSHADWFAGECLRYEGGGDQPQRDEAGNAVSYMAFLPREQVTVHDTWFTTGLRGTASNDFSVDGVFVPDAFLLRMMPVPWHPWPFYRTLALMFTTHGAHALGLGRAAVEAAVEAARRKIGWGTDRPLAEQGRLQLQVAEAFVLVESAREHLHGAAGRLWGAAQRGEDLGRLNSRVRLATSHAATASWRAVDLLHGALGTSSVFAGSPLERQFRDMRTAAAHVMVGPLTYEAAGRVELDLPAGMPFF; encoded by the coding sequence ATGACCACCACCACCCAACCGTCCGATAGCGTCCAAGCGTCGCCGCTTGACGCCGCGCGCGCCCTGGCGCCGCTGCTGCGCACGCTGGCGGACCAGACCGAGCGCGAACGGCGATTGCCGCCCGAGGCCGTCGATGCGATGCGCCAGGCGGGCCTCTTTCACCTGACTGTTCCCCGCGATTTGCACGGCCTCGAGGCCGAACCCTTGCCGCTGATGCAGGCGATCGAAGAGGTCGCCGCGGCCGACGGCTCCGCCGGCTGGTGCGTGATGATCGCCGCGCAGAACGCGGCACTCGCCGGCTTCGCGCAGCGGGAGGCGGCCATGGCCATGGTCGGCGCCGGCGGCATCATCGCCGGCACGGCGCGGCCGATCGGCCGCGCCGTGCCCGCAGACGGCGGCTGCGTCGTGAGCGGGCGCTGGCCCTTCGCCAGCGGCAGCAGCCACGCCGACTGGTTTGCCGGTGAATGCCTGCGCTACGAGGGCGGCGGCGACCAGCCGCAGCGCGACGAGGCCGGCAACGCCGTGAGCTACATGGCCTTCCTGCCCCGCGAGCAGGTGACGGTGCACGACACGTGGTTTACCACCGGCCTGCGCGGCACGGCGAGCAACGACTTCAGCGTGGACGGGGTCTTCGTGCCCGATGCCTTCCTGCTGCGCATGATGCCCGTGCCCTGGCACCCGTGGCCGTTCTACCGCACGCTGGCGCTGATGTTCACCACGCACGGAGCGCACGCGCTCGGCCTGGGGCGAGCGGCGGTGGAGGCGGCGGTCGAGGCGGCGCGGCGCAAGATCGGCTGGGGCACGGACCGGCCGCTGGCGGAGCAGGGGCGGCTGCAACTGCAAGTTGCCGAGGCGTTCGTTTTGGTGGAGTCGGCGCGCGAGCATCTGCACGGCGCCGCCGGCCGCCTGTGGGGAGCCGCCCAGCGGGGCGAGGATCTGGGCCGGCTCAACTCGCGGGTGCGCCTGGCCACCAGCCACGCCGCCACGGCGAGCTGGCGGGCGGTCGACCTGCTGCACGGGGCGCTGGGCACGAGTTCCGTCTTCGCCGGCAGCCCGCTCGAACGGCAGTTCCGCGACATGCGCACGGCGGCCGCGCACGTGATGGTTGGCCCGCTTACCTACGAAGCAGCCGGGCGAGTCGAGCTCGATCTGCCGGCCGGCATGCCGTTCTTCTAG
- a CDS encoding MaoC family dehydratase N-terminal domain-containing protein translates to MAAVTGVYEIEVVRREWIGRSTPVTAGRYPVEHDPIRRHCQMVEDRNPLFLDPEFAATTRFGGVISPPTLTDYFAGRGAWPPSTEGAAFIRQVPTRGDRLINMNQTLEFLRPARVGERLASQMVIVDVYEKPIRLDPQAVWIVFETRVTNAAGELVSVTRNTLLTHRSPDAVAADA, encoded by the coding sequence ATGGCGGCAGTGACGGGTGTGTACGAGATCGAGGTGGTGCGGCGCGAGTGGATCGGGCGCTCGACGCCGGTGACCGCCGGCCGCTACCCGGTCGAGCACGACCCGATCCGCCGCCACTGCCAGATGGTCGAGGACCGCAATCCGCTCTTCCTCGATCCGGAGTTCGCCGCGACGACGCGCTTCGGCGGCGTCATCTCTCCGCCCACGCTGACGGATTACTTCGCCGGCCGCGGCGCCTGGCCGCCCTCCACGGAAGGAGCGGCGTTCATCCGCCAGGTGCCGACCCGCGGCGACCGGCTGATCAACATGAACCAAACGCTGGAGTTCCTGCGCCCGGCAAGGGTGGGCGAGCGGCTCGCAAGCCAAATGGTGATCGTGGACGTCTATGAGAAGCCGATCCGGCTTGACCCGCAGGCCGTCTGGATCGTGTTCGAGACCCGCGTCACCAACGCGGCCGGCGAGCTCGTCTCCGTGACGCGCAACACGCTGCTCACCCACCGCAGCCCCGATGCCGTCGCCGCCGACGCCTGA
- a CDS encoding nickel-binding protein, protein MALYRIERDLGDVSAEEIDAAAFRAVACAPLFTGLTWRRSYYDAAARHMTCYYEAASTGDLRKHAEMARIPCDSVNEVTEYLPERYR, encoded by the coding sequence ATGGCGCTGTATCGCATCGAGCGAGATCTGGGCGACGTCAGCGCGGAGGAGATCGACGCCGCCGCCTTCCGCGCGGTCGCCTGTGCGCCGCTCTTTACCGGTCTCACCTGGCGGCGCTCGTACTACGATGCGGCCGCCAGGCACATGACCTGCTACTACGAAGCTGCCAGCACCGGGGATTTGCGCAAGCACGCCGAGATGGCGCGCATCCCCTGCGACTCGGTGAACGAGGTCACCGAATACCTGCCGGAGCGCTACCGGTAG
- a CDS encoding acyl-CoA dehydrogenase family protein: protein MTTAEAPASPLSQELLDGCASRAAGYDKENRFFTEDFEALKEAGYLKMAVPKEFGGLGMSLAEVCREQRRLAYYAPATALAVNMHLYWTVLAASMRAMGDPSTSWMLEEAGQGEVFAAGHSESGNDLVGMASTTRAERVDGGYRFYGHKNFGSLSPVWTRLGLHAQDNDDPTGPKIVHAFLPRATSGFRVVETWDTLGMRASRSDDTVLEGAFVPDRYIGSVTPVGFAGANLFVLCLFGAAEPTISSVYLGIAERLRDLAVASATRKTSIALGGKSMAYNPMIEYIVGEIGMEIEAMAAHLERVADDWSNGVDHGGLWPLKLVAMKCRVTEGARQVAKLALDVVGGGAIFRGQEIERLLRDVTLATIHPANSALAHEVVGKSLLSTLGQEPRWG from the coding sequence GTGACCACGGCTGAAGCCCCGGCCTCCCCGCTGAGCCAGGAGTTGCTCGACGGCTGCGCGAGCCGCGCCGCCGGCTACGACAAGGAGAACCGCTTCTTCACGGAGGACTTCGAGGCGCTGAAAGAGGCCGGCTATCTCAAGATGGCGGTGCCCAAAGAGTTCGGCGGCCTCGGCATGAGCCTCGCTGAGGTCTGCCGCGAGCAGCGCCGCCTCGCCTACTACGCCCCCGCCACCGCGCTCGCCGTGAACATGCACCTCTACTGGACGGTGCTCGCCGCCTCGATGCGGGCGATGGGCGATCCCTCGACGAGCTGGATGCTCGAGGAAGCAGGCCAGGGTGAGGTCTTCGCCGCCGGCCACTCCGAGTCCGGAAACGACCTGGTCGGCATGGCCTCCACCACCCGCGCCGAGCGCGTCGACGGCGGCTATCGCTTCTACGGCCACAAGAACTTCGGCTCGCTGTCACCGGTCTGGACGCGCCTCGGCCTGCATGCGCAGGACAACGACGACCCGACTGGCCCGAAGATCGTGCACGCCTTCTTGCCGCGAGCCACGTCGGGCTTCCGCGTCGTCGAGACCTGGGACACGCTCGGCATGCGCGCCTCGCGCTCCGACGATACCGTTCTCGAGGGCGCCTTCGTGCCCGACCGCTATATCGGCAGCGTCACGCCGGTCGGCTTTGCCGGCGCCAATCTGTTCGTGTTGTGTCTGTTTGGCGCCGCCGAGCCGACGATCTCCAGCGTCTACCTCGGCATTGCCGAGCGGCTGCGCGACCTGGCCGTGGCCAGCGCCACCAGGAAGACCTCGATCGCGCTGGGCGGAAAGTCCATGGCCTACAACCCGATGATCGAGTACATCGTCGGCGAGATCGGAATGGAGATCGAGGCGATGGCGGCGCACCTGGAGCGCGTCGCCGATGACTGGTCGAACGGCGTGGATCACGGCGGCCTGTGGCCGCTGAAGCTGGTGGCGATGAAGTGCCGCGTCACGGAAGGCGCCCGCCAGGTGGCGAAGCTGGCGCTCGACGTGGTGGGCGGCGGCGCCATCTTCCGGGGGCAGGAGATCGAACGGCTGTTGCGCGACGTGACGCTGGCCACGATCCACCCGGCGAACTCGGCGCTGGCGCACGAGGTGGTCGGCAAGTCCTTGCTCAGCACGCTCGGCCAGGAGCCGCGCTGGGGCTGA